Genomic segment of Kibdelosporangium phytohabitans:
CCGCGATCGGTGCCGCGCTGCTCGGCGCGGGCGTGCCGACCGAGGTGTCGCTGGGCACGTGCGGCGTGCTGATCGTGATCATCTCCCTGGCCACCGCCCGGTTCCTGCTCGAACCCGACCACCACGCGGCGCACGACCCAGGCGAGCCCCAGCCGGAGAAGAAGGCACGGGGCGGCAAGCTGGTGTGGCTGCTCGGCCTGCTGGCGTTCGCGTTGATGCTGGCCGAGGGCGTCGCCGCGGACTGGGCGGCGCTGCACTCCAAGGACATCCTCGGGACGTCGGCCAGCACGGCGGCGTTCGCGTTCGGCGCGTTCTCCACGGCCATGACGATCGGCCGGTTCGCCACCGACCGCGTCGCCGCGATCATCGGGCCGGTCGCGATCGTCCGGTACGGCGCCGCACTGGCCGCGACCGGGCTCACCGTCGTGACGCTCTCGCCGTGGGTGCCGCTCACCCTGGCCGGCTGGGCGCTGTTCGGCATCGGCCTGTCCGGCGGCGTCCCGCAGCTGTTCACGGCCGCGGGCAACCTCGACACCAGGTCGGCGGGCACGTTGATGGCCCGGGTGGTCGGCCTCGGCTACGTCGGCATCCTCGCAGGTCCCGCGCTGGTTGGTCTCCTGACACACTGGGTACCGCTGAATGTGGCGTTCGTGCTGCCGATCGTGCTCTGCGCGATGGCGGCGGTGTTCGCGTACGTCATGCCCGGACCTGGAACAAAACAGGCCGCGGATTCGCTTGAACCGAGCGAGAGCGGACGAGAGGAGCGATGACGTGACCAAGGTTGCGGTGCTGGCCGGTGGTTGCTTCTGGGGGATGCAGGACCTGATCCGGCGCCAGCCAGGTGTCCTCGCCACGCGGGTGGGCTACACGGGCGGCGACGTGCCGAACGCCACCTACCGGAACCACCGGGGACACGCCGAGGCGATCGAGATCGAGTACGACCCCGAGCGGACGTCGTACCGCGACGTGCTGGAGTTCTTCTTCCAGATCCACGACCCGACCACCAAGAACCGGCAGGGCAACGACATCGGTGACAGCTACCGGTCGGCGATCTTCTACGCCGACGAGGAGCAGAAGCAGGTCGCCGAGCAGACCATCGCCGACGTGGAGGCCTCCGGGCGGT
This window contains:
- a CDS encoding MFS transporter; this encodes MTQLAVPRARAARVATWIYFTLNGFAVGLWVVHIPNVERATNISHTTLGLLLLCLGGAAFVGMQVGGALTDRLGQRKLVPAAGVLMGCALLGPGLADSWWTLGLALMVFGFANGTIDVGMNAQAVVVERTYPRPIMAAFHAMWSIGGAAAAAIGAALLGAGVPTEVSLGTCGVLIVIISLATARFLLEPDHHAAHDPGEPQPEKKARGGKLVWLLGLLAFALMLAEGVAADWAALHSKDILGTSASTAAFAFGAFSTAMTIGRFATDRVAAIIGPVAIVRYGAALAATGLTVVTLSPWVPLTLAGWALFGIGLSGGVPQLFTAAGNLDTRSAGTLMARVVGLGYVGILAGPALVGLLTHWVPLNVAFVLPIVLCAMAAVFAYVMPGPGTKQAADSLEPSESGREER
- the msrA gene encoding peptide-methionine (S)-S-oxide reductase MsrA; its protein translation is MTKVAVLAGGCFWGMQDLIRRQPGVLATRVGYTGGDVPNATYRNHRGHAEAIEIEYDPERTSYRDVLEFFFQIHDPTTKNRQGNDIGDSYRSAIFYADEEQKQVAEQTIADVEASGRWPGKVVTEVSQLGDFWEAEPEHQDYLERYPNGYTCHYIRPDWKLSGTK